In the genome of Gemmatimonadales bacterium, the window GTACGCCCTCGACCTCACCCGTGCCGTCATCTCCGTCTCGGCCGTTCCCTACGTGACGATGCTCGACGGCGGCATCGGCTACGTCCCGGTGCAGCGCTTCAGCGACCGCTCCGCCGCCGACGTGGCCGGCGCGATCCAGCGCGTGCAGGCCGCGGGCGCCACGAGCTACATCCTCGACCTGCGCGGGAACCAGGGAGGCAGCCTCGACCAGGCGGTGCGGATGACCAACCTCTTCATCGAGGCGGGTCGCCCCATCGTGGAGGTCGCCTCGCGCCACACCAGCGACACGCTGCGTGGGGTCCGGCCCCCGCTTCTCGCCGGCCGCGCGCCCGTGGTGGTGCTGGTGGACAGCGCGACCGCGTCCGCGTCCGAGATCGTGGCCGGCGCGCTCCAGGATTACGACCGCGCCCTGGTGCTGGGGACGAACACCTTCGGGAAGGGTGTGGTGCAGGGCGCCTTTAACCTGCCGGACGGCTGGATCGTGAAGCTCACGACCGGCCGCTGGTTCACGCCGGCCGGCCGGCCGCTCCAGCGGACCCGCGGCGACAGCGTTCGCGGGCAACGCCCGACGTTTCGCTCGGCGGGCGGCCGAGCGATCCTGGGCGGCGGCGGGATCACGCCCGACGTCATCATCTTCGGTGACACGCTCGCGGCCTCCGCCCAGTCGGTGGGCCGGCTGCTGAACACCCGCGCTACCGCGGTGAACGAGGTGCTGGACGGCTACGCGGGGGAGCTCGAGGCTGGTGTGGGACCGCAGCTGGCGGTTTCGCCCGAGTGGCGTCGCGAGCTGGTAAGACGGCTGCGCGGCGCAGGCGTGTTGCTGCCGGACTCGCTCGACCGTCCGGCCGGCGAGTACCTGGACCGCATCCTCGAAGGCCGGCTCGTGGGCCTAGTCCTTTCAGACTCCGCGGCCTTCGTGCGAGCGGCGCCTCGGGACGTGCAACTCAACCACGCCACGACGCTCCTTCGCGGCGCCCGATCGCAGCAGGACCTGCTGGCGCAGGCGCAGAGGGGACCGGGCCGGGGATGAGAGGGCCGCGCAGCCATACCCTT includes:
- a CDS encoding S41 family peptidase → MSPKLRRFAILLSCAVPLVAGGFGLGRRYPADGFRLFQNVFSIVAEEAVDSLGADSIYTAAARGLVESLGDPYAQLFSRQEFERFSRNDLGNRYGGVGLRIVRIRGGIQVWRVIPGGPAEAAGVQRGDRIVQVGDSLTDGWTTDRVANSLTGVPGTTAHVTLTRHLTGERYALDLTRAVISVSAVPYVTMLDGGIGYVPVQRFSDRSAADVAGAIQRVQAAGATSYILDLRGNQGGSLDQAVRMTNLFIEAGRPIVEVASRHTSDTLRGVRPPLLAGRAPVVVLVDSATASASEIVAGALQDYDRALVLGTNTFGKGVVQGAFNLPDGWIVKLTTGRWFTPAGRPLQRTRGDSVRGQRPTFRSAGGRAILGGGGITPDVIIFGDTLAASAQSVGRLLNTRATAVNEVLDGYAGELEAGVGPQLAVSPEWRRELVRRLRGAGVLLPDSLDRPAGEYLDRILEGRLVGLVLSDSAAFVRAAPRDVQLNHATTLLRGARSQQDLLAQAQRGPGRG